Part of the Enterobacter pseudoroggenkampii genome, TGCGGCGGCCGTCGGGCGTCAGGAAACTTTGCGGCGCATAGAAATCATGCCCGTAATCCATCTCTACAAATTCACCTTCACGCACAAAGGGCTGGCCGGGCTGCCATTCACCTACCAGATACCCGCTCTGGAAAAGATTACGGTTTTTGAATCCGTCCGCCGCCAGCCCCTGAGGAGAGAACATCAGCACGCGTTTACCATTAAGGGTGAAAAAGTCCGGACATTCCCACATATAACCCATCTCTTTTTCAGCCACCGCGAGCACGCCCCTGTCCTGCCACTCTCGCAGATCGGCAGACAGGTACGCACGCACCTGGCCCGTATCACCCTCTCGCGCGCCAACGACCATGTACCACCACTCCCCTTCACGCCATACTTTCGGATCGCGGAAGTGATGCAGTCCAGGCGGTGTGTCAATGACGGTCCCGTGCCGCACAAAGTGGATGCCGTCACGGCTGGTTGCCAGGCACTGAACCTGGTAGAGATTAGCCTCATCGCCGGGATCGCCGTGGAATTTGTGGCCGGTGTAGATCAGCGCCAGCGTGTCGCCATCCACCACGGCTGAGCCAGAAAAACAGCCGTCCTTGTCGTCTGGTCCTTCCGGAGCCAGCGCAACCGGGAGATGCTCCCAGTGAACTAAATCTTTGCTGCGCGCATGGCCCCAGTGCATCGGACCCCATTGGGTCGAATACGGATGGTGCTGATAAAAGGCGTGATACCAGCCATCAAACCAGACCAGGCCATTCGGGTCGTTCATCCAGCCAGCACGCGCAGCGAGGTGGTAACGGGGATACCAGCGCAGGTTGAGCCCTTCGCGTCTGGACTGAATTTCCTGTTCTGCTTTCGTAATGGAATACGTCATTTCTCTACTCTTTGATCAGATGGTGGAAGGTTGCGGCATAAGCGGGTCAGAAGAGGACTTACCCGAGCGCAACAGGAAGATGGAGATAAACGTGGTGCTGAAGACCAGTAGCCCCATGATGAGATAGGACTGGGCAAAGCCGTATTTCTCATAGCTGTAACCTGCCAGCGGCGACAGCACCGAGGCAATCACCGAGCTTGTACAGGCAAAGCCCACCAGATAGAGGGTGGAAGAGAGTCGTTTATCAAAATGCAGGCTGTTGTATTTGAAGATGGAGACCAGCAAAACGGGCAGCTCAACCGCGTGCAATAGCTTGGTAATGGAGATCAATACCGGCCCCTCAACCAGACCCGATGCCACCATACGCATCGCCATCACCATTCCGGCGAAAATCAGGCCGTTTTTCGCACCGAGGCGATTCACCAGCCACGGGGCGCAAAACATGCCCGCCGCCTCCAGGAAGACCTGGAAGGAGTTGAGATAGCCATACATTGCGTTTCCTTCCTGCAGCGTCGGGAACTGTGAGGAGAAATAGACCGGGAACTGCTGGTCATAGACGCCATAAATACAGGTGCCGATAACAAAAAATACCAGCGCCCAGAAGCGCGGCAGCGTCAGCAGGCGCAATGCATCCTCCAGCGTGACCTTACCGCCGGACACCGCCTCCTGCATGGCGTGCGGCGCGGAAGAGACCCGGAGGCGTGCCAGCAACACAAAAAACACCAGCCCGGCGCAGCTCGCCACCGCGAAGTTCAGCTTCGGATTAATGTTGAACAGGAGTCCTGCAAAAAAAGTTGCCACTGCCCAGCCCAGCGATCCCCACATCCTCGCCTTGCCAAACTCAAACTGGCTCTGGCGAGCCACGCGCTCGGTATAGGACTCCAGGACCCCTATTCCGCCGTTAAACGTCAGCCCGATATAAACCCCGCCGAAAATACTGCCGAGTAACACGTTAATTTGCAGCAGATAACCAAACAGCAGGAAGGCCGGACCGGAAAGAATGAGCAGACAGGTCAGAAACCAGAGCAGGTTTTTTCGCAGGCCGAGCTTGTCCTGAATGAAGCCGTAGCAGATTTGCGCGCACAGCGCGGAGACGGACAGCACGGCATAGATAATGCCGGTATCCCCCGCTTTTAGGCCCACTTCCTGATGAAGCCAGATGGAGAGTAGCGAGCCGGAAGATGACCAGG contains:
- a CDS encoding glycoside hydrolase family 32 protein, translated to MTYSITKAEQEIQSRREGLNLRWYPRYHLAARAGWMNDPNGLVWFDGWYHAFYQHHPYSTQWGPMHWGHARSKDLVHWEHLPVALAPEGPDDKDGCFSGSAVVDGDTLALIYTGHKFHGDPGDEANLYQVQCLATSRDGIHFVRHGTVIDTPPGLHHFRDPKVWREGEWWYMVVGAREGDTGQVRAYLSADLREWQDRGVLAVAEKEMGYMWECPDFFTLNGKRVLMFSPQGLAADGFKNRNLFQSGYLVGEWQPGQPFVREGEFVEMDYGHDFYAPQSFLTPDGRRIVIGWLDMWESPLPEQEDGWAGMLSLPRELTLSADNHLQMHPAREVETLRGAWFPWPITTLNNQQMTLVEHCDAMEVTLQWDCANSSAEQYGIRLGDGLRIYVDVQMQRLVLERHYPQYGLCGTRSVALNLNDMLNLRLFFDSSSVEVFINEGEACLSSRIYPDADGRELALFAWAGGASLIHGGAWQLE
- a CDS encoding MFS transporter, producing the protein MMKTHHSHSYPLLSALLFFFFVTWSSSGSLLSIWLHQEVGLKAGDTGIIYAVLSVSALCAQICYGFIQDKLGLRKNLLWFLTCLLILSGPAFLLFGYLLQINVLLGSIFGGVYIGLTFNGGIGVLESYTERVARQSQFEFGKARMWGSLGWAVATFFAGLLFNINPKLNFAVASCAGLVFFVLLARLRVSSAPHAMQEAVSGGKVTLEDALRLLTLPRFWALVFFVIGTCIYGVYDQQFPVYFSSQFPTLQEGNAMYGYLNSFQVFLEAAGMFCAPWLVNRLGAKNGLIFAGMVMAMRMVASGLVEGPVLISITKLLHAVELPVLLVSIFKYNSLHFDKRLSSTLYLVGFACTSSVIASVLSPLAGYSYEKYGFAQSYLIMGLLVFSTTFISIFLLRSGKSSSDPLMPQPSTI